The Antedon mediterranea chromosome 11, ecAntMedi1.1, whole genome shotgun sequence genome window below encodes:
- the LOC140062217 gene encoding uncharacterized protein has product MEKKELDYLKGYAESYKRSFNLRVLADDTEIKEAYKTARERGKLPFNRTKVLILGDHGAGKTSTCRRLQGKDFRPEEPSTIGIETNTVETKVSDVNSKWCEVTNTPLEDYESSAAWWTVSRVLKQAKRLSKARGSSGNKTHLLIRKLLEDIYYLMLYIIPFTVIQCFGGFTFGFGSVVWLYIFCIMTICDVHTAYRFGCGYAIMMVLVDRATQNEQFSNLQNIDINTWIYFTVVMFVCMYGIGSFLVGILMGTGGRTGICLALCFMVHPNQTVISIESFLEKLSFFYNMIYYLKFIFSGVILIVIFRSIHSQIFSLNRRKFITLIIINIVCIITAIYLGRNNFVEICILFCFIAIVFSIMCGVILGRKIVAYGYTPGNYFVKKSAGFIVGIFLAKLCGWKFGNVSNLRDGHNHSKSQYIFDLILFFAPITGFIIYEWHSYTKVKTTSSIPIVHIRRSMEADMRNECYIDARLSLWDFAGQEMYYNTHHLFMPKQGVYLVVFNAVEAISNPDRHIKRLQFWLQSIAMHVDIENVVVFLVGTRRESVRDENAFSTFGKFVTAHLYKRFSRLLAFHPSGRLCFFIENSFNVDNELSLLRESIYNEVMKLRYFREQFSVKYLLFKETLNGFRHRQCVIASIKDIENELVLTSTNFVKYEVRQLLNFFDKSGDIIYNELDELLQNYVVCDPQVLIDILKLLVNVPEPHKRNRAVSDLWQKLLETGIVDSRLLEHICRNKGIWRVYPYVIRYLVGTQLMFPLTITNRVDQVGTFCLPCKLPKIELQPREFNYSYHTSDIFYFDFGEVLLEFIFLRIIAKCCQVFDWIRIYYNCAHFRASETCFFQINSETICADSIYVYDRNLLKLSVSKVIPSKSVNILRKMHTFIEEIIQQTFNPDYFHDQYLFGPVCERCSSLDATMCLVNLVGLSDDVSALNEYKVDEYHTVYSKSKFSFTCSRPINFTQTSL; this is encoded by the coding sequence ATGGAAAAAAAAGAACTGGATTACTTGAAAGGATATGCTGAATCCTACAAGCGAAGTTTCAACTTGCGAGTATTAGCAGATGATACTGAGATTAAAGAAGCTTACAAAACTGCTCGAGAAAGAGGAAAGTTACCTTTTAACAGAACTAAGGTTCTTATTCTGGGTGATCATGGTGCCGGGAAAACGTCAACCTGCAGGCGTTTACAAGGAAAAGATTTTCGTCCAGAAGAACCTAGTACAATTGGAATAGAAACAAACACTGTTGAGACGAAAGTCAGTGATGTTAATAGTAAATGGTGTGAGGTGACAAACACTCCATTAGAAGACTATGAAAGTTCAGCAGCGTGGTGGACAGTATCTCGTGTGCTTAAACAGGCAAAAAGGTTGTCAAAGGCACGTGGTTCGTCTGGcaataaaacacatttattgATCCGAAAATTATTGGAGGACATATATTACTTAATGTTGTATATTATCCCTTTTACTGTTATACAATGTTTTGGTGGGTTTACATTTGGGTTCGGGTCAGTTGTGTGGTTGTACATCTTTTGCATTATGACAATATGTGACGTCCACACTGCATATCGCTTTGGTTGTGGATATGCTATAATGATGGTACTTGTAGATAGAGCTACACAAAATGAACAGTTTTCAAACCTACAAAACATAGATATAAATACATGGATTTATTTCACTGTGGTTATGTTTGTTTGCATGTATGGAATTGGCTCATTCCTTGTCGGCATACTTATGGGCACAGGTGGAAGGACTGGTATCTGTTTAGCATTGTGTTTCATGGTACATCCAAATCAGACTGTTATTTCCATTGAAAGTTTTTTAGAAAAGCTatcatttttttacaatatGATATATTATCTTAAATTCATATTTTCTGGAGTTATCCTAATAGTAATTTTTAGGAGCATTCACTCACAAATCTTTTCACTTAATCGAAGAAAGTTTATTACTTTGATAATAATTAACATCGTTTGTATCATTACAGCAATATACTTAGGAAGGAACAATTTTgttgaaatatgtattttattttgcttCATTGCAATTGTCTTTTCAATCATGTGTGGAGTTATATTAGGAAGAAAGATTGTAGCTTATGGCTATACACCTGGAAATTACTTTGTAAAGAAATCAGCAGGGTTTATTGTTGGAATATTTTTAGCAAAATTATGTggttggaaatttggaaatgtGTCTAATTTAAGAGATGGTCATAACCATTCCAAGTCACAGTATATATTTgacttgattttattttttgccCCAATTACTGGTTTTATTATCTACGAATGGCATTCTTATACAAAAGTAAAAACTACATCGTCAATACCAATAGTGCATATCAGGAGGTCAATGGAAGCAGATATGCGAAACGAATGTTACATCGATGCCAGACTAAGTTTATGGGATTTTGCAGGACAAGAAATGTACTATAATACACACCACCTATTTATGCCAAAGCAAGGCGTATACTTGGTTGTTTTCAACGCTGTAGAAGCGATTTCTAATCCTGATAGACATATTAAACGGCTACAATTCTGGTTACAATCTATTGCTATGCATGTTGATATTGAGAATGTTGTAGTGTTTCTTGTAGGAACAAGGAGAGAAAGTGTACGTGATGAAAATGCGTTTTCTACTTTTGGGAAATTTGTAACTGCACATCTTTACAAAAGATTTTCAAGATTGCTTGCTTTTCATCCAAGTGGACGACTTTgcttttttattgaaaactcATTTAATGTTGATAATGAGCTTTCCCTTTTGCGAGAAAGTATATATAATGAAGTTATGAAATTGAGATACTTTCGTGAACAATTTTCTGTAAAATATCTACTATTTAAAGAAACGTTAAATGGATTTCGTCATAGACAGTGCGTTATTGCGAGTATAAAAGATATTGAAAACGAATTAGTGTTAACAAGTACCAACTTTGTGAAATATGAGGTGCGTCAACTTCTGAATTTCTTTGATAAATCTGGAGATATCATATACAATGAACTTGATGAACTACTTCAGAATTATGTTGTTTGTGATCCTCAGGTATTAATAGACATTCTGAAATTATTAGTGAATGTACCTGAACCACACAAAAGAAACAGAGCCGTGTCTGATCTTTGGCAGAAATTACTGGAAACAGGAATTGTAGACAGTAGACTATTGGAACACATTTGCCGAAACAAAGGAATTTGGAGAGTTTATCCTTACGTTATTCGGTATTTGGTCGGAACACAGTTAATGTTTCCACTTACAATAACTAACCGAGTTGATCAAGTTGGGACATTTTGTCTTCCTTGCAAATTGCCTAAAATTGAGTTGCAGCCACGTGAATTTAATTACAGTTATCATACTTCTGACATATTTTATTTCGATTTTGGTGAAGTTTTACTAGAATTTATATTTCTTCGAATTATTGCAAAATGCTGTCAAGTGTTTGATTGGATAAGGATCTATTATAACTGTGCGCATTTCAGAGCAAGTGAAAcatgtttttttcaaataaactCTGAGACAATTTGTGCAGATAGTATTTATGTATATGATAGAAATCTATTAAAACTTTCAGTGTCCAAAGTAATCCCGAGTAAATCAGTCAATATCTTACGGAAAATGCATACTTTCATTG